From the Salana multivorans genome, the window GCTCGATCGCCTCGTCGACCGGCACGCCGTTGCGCTGCGTCCCGTCGCGGAACCGGAAGCTCACGGCCCCGGCGTCCGCGTCGTCTCCGCCCGCGATGAGGATGAACGGCGGCTTCTGCGTCGTCGCCGTCCGGATCTTCTTGTTGAACCGGTCGTCGGAGGCGTCCAGCTCGGCCCGGACGCCGGCCGCGCGCAGCCGGGCGACGACGTCGCCGAGGTAGTCGTTGAACGGCTCGGCGACGGGCACGGCGATGACCTGGACGGGAGCGAGCCAGGCCGGGAAGGCGCCGGCGTAGTGCTCCAGCAGGATCGCGAAGAACCGCTCGATCGAGCCGAACAGGGCGCGGTGGATCATCACCGGGCGCTGCCGCGAGCCGTCGGCCGCCTGGTAGGTCAGGTCGAACCGCTCGGGCAGGTTGAAGTCGAGCTGGATCGTCGAGAGCTGCCACGTCCGGCCGATGGCGTCGCGCGCCTGGACGGAGATCTTCGGGCCGTAGAACGCGGCGCCGCCCGGGTCGTCGACGAGGTCGAGCCCCGAGGCGGTCGCGACCTCGCGCAGGGTCTCGGTCGCCTCGTGCCACGTCGCGTCGTCGCCGACGGACTTCTCGGGGTTGCGGGTCGACAGCTCGAGGTAGAAGTCGTCGAGGCCGTAGTCCCGCAGCAGGTCGAGGACGAAGTCGAGCAGGCTCGCCAGCTCCTCGCGCATCTGCTCGCGCGTGGTGTAGATGTGCGCGTCGTCCTGGGTGAACCCGCGCGCCCGGGTGAGCCCGTGCACGACGCCCGACTTCTCGTACCGGTAGACGGTGCCGAACTCGAACAGCCGCAGCGGCAGCTCGCGGTAGGACCGGCCGCGGGAGTCGAAGATCAGGTTGTGCATCGGGCAGTTCATGGGCTTGAGGTAGTAGTCCTGGCCCTCGCGCTTGACGGTGCCGTCCGCGTGGTGCTCGGTGTCGAGGTGCATCGGCGGGTACATGCCGTCGGCGTACCAGTCGAGGTGTCCGGAGACCTCGAAGAGCTTGCCCTTGGTGGCGTGCGGCGAGTACACGAACTCGTAGCCGGCCTCGACGTGCCGACGGCGGCTGTACTCCTCCATCGCCATCCGCACGACGCCACCGCGGGGGTGGAACACGGGCAGCCCGGAGCCGATCTCCTCCGGGAAGGAGAACAGGTCCAGCTCGGTCCCGAGGCGGCGGTGGTCCCGGCGCTCCGCCTCGGCGAGCCGGTCGGTGTAGGCCTTGAGCTCGTCCTTGGACGGCCACGCCGTCCCGTAGACGCGCTGGAGCTGCGGGTTCTTCTCGCTGCCGCGCCAGTAGGCCGCGGCCGAGCGCATGAGCTGGAACCCGTTGCCGATGAGCCGGGTGCTCGGCAGGTGCGGTCCGCGGCACAGGTCCTTCCAGACCACCGTCTCGGACTCGCGGCCGGCGCCGCGCACGTTGTCGTAGATCGTCAGCTCGCCGCCGCCGACCTCGACGGACGCGCCCTCGGCCGCCGCGGCGGTCTCGGTGTCGGAGCCGCCCTTGAGGCCGATCAGCTCGAGCTTGTACGGCTCGGTCGCGAGCTCGGCCCGCGCCTCGTCGTCGGACACGACGCGCCGACGGAACGTCTGTCCCTCCTTGACGATCCGCCCCATCACCTTCTCCAGCTCGCGGAGCTGGTCGGGGGTGAACGGGGTCTCGACGTCGAAGTCGTAGTAGAAGCCGTCCGTGATGGGCGGGCCGATGCCCAGCCTCGCGTCGGGGTTCACCTGCTGGACCGCCTGCGCGAGGACGTGCGCCGTCGAGTGCCGCAGGATCGCGAGCCCGTCGGGCGAGTCGATCGTGACGCGCTCGACGACGGCGTCCGCCGGCAGCTCACGGTCCAGGTCGCGCAGCTCGCCGTCGACGCGAACCGCCACGACGGCCCCGGGTCCCTTGGCCTCCGCGCCCACCAGCGTCGTCGCCGTCGTGCCCGCCTCGATCTCGGTGGGAACGCCGTCGAGGGTGATGCTCACGCTGGGCACGTCAGGACTCCTGGTGGTGCGGGGAGATGGGTCGGGGTGGACCGGCCGGCCCACCCCGCGAGCCTACTGCGGGAAAGACGAAAGCCCGGAACCGTCTCCGGTTCCGGGCTTTGCTGGTGGGCGATACTGGGATCGAACCAGTGACCTCTTCCGTGTCAGGGAAGCGCGCTACCGCTGCGCCAATCGCCCGTGCGAGGTGGGTACGGGATTCGAACCCGTGTATACGGCTTTGCAGGCCGCTGCCTCGCCTCTCGGCCAACCCACCGAGCTGGGATCCAGCTGGATGACCCAAGTGTGGGTGCTTCCGAGCGGATGACGGGACTCGAACCCGCGACCCTCACCTTGGCAAGGTGATGCTCTACCAACTGAGCCACATCCGCGTTGCGCTGCTCGCCTCGGCTCTCGCTTCGGCCTTGCGGCGCGGATAAGACTCTAACCCAGGATCGGCGAGAGTGCCAAACCGGCGGAATGTCGCGGCTCGTCGGGGGTGATCGGCCGGTGATCGGCCGGTCGGACGACGACCAGGCGACGCCGACGTCCTCCCGACGTTCCATCGGCGGACGCGGCCTGGGCACGGGCGACCACCGCTCCCGAGCCGATTGGTCACGCGCCGACGTCCTCGGCTACACTCAACGGGCCGCAGGGATCACCCCGACGGCACGCGGGCGATTGGCTCAGTGGTAGAGCGCCTCGTTCACACCGAGGAGGTCACTGGTTCGAACCCAGTATCGCCCACCGCATCACCGCACGTCAGAGCCCCTCGCCCGAGGGGCTCTGGTCGTTTTCCGACCCGTTCGGCGCCGTCCCGGCCCGTCCCGCGTCGCCCCTGCTCCCCCGCGCGGACCCCGTGTGGTTGGATCGCCGACCATGAGCCGGTTCACTCCCCACCGCCGGATCGCGGCCGCCACCGCGCTGCTCGCGGGCGCGGCCCTGGTCCTGACGGCGTGCTCGGACGGCGGCGAGACGCTGGCCGTCGGCGACACGGCCCTCTCCTCCGGCGCGGAGTCGCTCGACGAGCGCGTCCTGGTCCCGATGCCCGACGGCTTCTACGCGGTCGACGCGCTGGGCGTGCGCGACGAGGCGTTCTCCGACGGCGAGACGGTCCGCGCCCCGCGCGACGCAACCCTCGTCGTCGTCGCGGTCTCCGGGACGCTGTACGGCGGCGAGCAGGCCGGCGGCGGCGTCCGCGCGGCGGTGCGGGCGGGCGACGTCGAGGTGCCCGTCGAGCTCGACGCGCGCACCCACGTCGTCGCCGTGCCGGGCGACGGCACCGACGCCGAGCTCGTCCTCACGTACGAGGGCCGCTCGGCCGTGCTCGGCGCGGCGGGTGCCGACCTGCTGGCGGCGCCGTTCGTGGAGACCGCCCCGTGGTCCGCAGCCGTCGACGCCCCGGCCGAGGCCCCGCTCGGCTGGCGCTCGCTCCCCCAGGCGGCGTTCTACGTCGATCTGCGGACCGTCAGCCACCTGCCCGACCGGGGCTGGGCCGCGGAGGGCGAGACCTGGGTCGAGGTCCGGGTCGTGCCGCGGCCGGGCGCGCTGCTGCCGGTGGACGACGACGCCCACGACGGCGTCCCCGTCGTCGGCGAGATCACCGCGGCCGCGGTCGAGGTCGACGGGGTGGAGCTGCCGCTGGAGGCCGAGACGCTCACCGGCGGCGGGGTCGACGGGGGCGACGCGGTCCTGCTGATCGGCTCGGCTCCCCTGGACGCCGCATCCCTTCGGCTGCGGCTCGACTACTCGCTCGCCGCGGACGGGCAGGTGCGGCTGGCGCAGGACGGGACCTACCTCGGCCCGGACGTCGAGCTGGCGCCGTCGACGTCCTGACCCCCGGGACGCCCTGACCCCCGGTGCTCAGCCGCAGCCGCAGCTCTCCCGCGCGAGGAGACGCGTCGGCAGGACGCTGAACTCCGGCTCGCCGCGCGGGTTCGCCACGCGCGCCGCCAGCAGCCGCGCCGCGAGCCGGCCCATCTGCTCGAACGGCTGCCGCACGGTCGTCAGGGTCGGGCGGGACAGCCGGCCCGCGAGGATCCCGTCGAAGCC encodes:
- the thrS gene encoding threonine--tRNA ligase; the encoded protein is MPSVSITLDGVPTEIEAGTTATTLVGAEAKGPGAVVAVRVDGELRDLDRELPADAVVERVTIDSPDGLAILRHSTAHVLAQAVQQVNPDARLGIGPPITDGFYYDFDVETPFTPDQLRELEKVMGRIVKEGQTFRRRVVSDDEARAELATEPYKLELIGLKGGSDTETAAAAEGASVEVGGGELTIYDNVRGAGRESETVVWKDLCRGPHLPSTRLIGNGFQLMRSAAAYWRGSEKNPQLQRVYGTAWPSKDELKAYTDRLAEAERRDHRRLGTELDLFSFPEEIGSGLPVFHPRGGVVRMAMEEYSRRRHVEAGYEFVYSPHATKGKLFEVSGHLDWYADGMYPPMHLDTEHHADGTVKREGQDYYLKPMNCPMHNLIFDSRGRSYRELPLRLFEFGTVYRYEKSGVVHGLTRARGFTQDDAHIYTTREQMREELASLLDFVLDLLRDYGLDDFYLELSTRNPEKSVGDDATWHEATETLREVATASGLDLVDDPGGAAFYGPKISVQARDAIGRTWQLSTIQLDFNLPERFDLTYQAADGSRQRPVMIHRALFGSIERFFAILLEHYAGAFPAWLAPVQVIAVPVAEPFNDYLGDVVARLRAAGVRAELDASDDRFNKKIRTATTQKPPFILIAGGDDADAGAVSFRFRDGTQRNGVPVDEAIELITTAIADRTA